In Mastacembelus armatus chromosome 22, fMasArm1.2, whole genome shotgun sequence, a genomic segment contains:
- the LOC113128853 gene encoding photoreceptor outer segment membrane glycoprotein 2-like: MAVLRVKFTKTKRDKLAQVLWILNWVSVVTGAILFSLGLFLKVEINRREELMAEGAIQYVPNMLIAVGLIACVINFLGGKICYDCVDTTKFLRWKLIMLPYIIFTFFFTFCVLVGALMCYSMRGELEDSLNVGLTQAMRFYKDTDIPGRCFLKRTVDLLQIEFHCCGNNDYKDWFQIQWISNRYLDRSRKEVLDRLRSNVEGKYLMDRVPFSCCNINSPRPCIQHQITNNSAHFNYEHQTEELNLWMKGCRQALLDYYTHITHSIGLTVLIAWLFELSVLTGVRYLQTSLENVLKHGDPNSESDGWLLENSFIETARTNLNIIKSLGKSNQIDTANNRDPNINVSSTSKAHYGPDNVPPKQIPEDS, from the exons ATGGCAGTCTTGAGAGTGAAGTTCACCAAGACCAAGAGGGACAAGTTGGCCCAGGTGTTGTGGATCCTCAACTGGGTTTCAGTGGTGACAGGGGCCATCCTCTTCAGCCTGGGGCTCTTTCTCAAGGTGGAGATCAATAGGCGAGAAGAGCTGATGGCTGAGGGGGCCATCCAATATGTGCCCAACATGCTGATTGCCGTGGGCCTCATTGCCTGTGTCATCAACTTCCTCGGTGGGAAGATCTGCTACGACTGCGTGGACACCACCAAGTTCCTGCGCTGGAAGCTGATCATGCTGCCCTACATTATATTCACCTTCTTCTTCACCTTCTGTGTGCTGGTGGGGGCTCTGATGTGTTACAGCATGCGTGGGGAACTGGAGGACTCACTGAACGTGGGACTCACGCAGGCCATGAGGTTCTACAAGGACACAGACATACCAGGACGATGTTTCTTGAAGCGCACTGTGGACTTGCTGCAGATAGAGTTCCACTGCTGTGGCAACAATGACTATAAAGACTGGTTTCAAATCCAGTGGATCAGCAACCGTTATCTAGACAGGTCACGAAAAGAGGTTTTAGA TCGACTGAGAAGTAATGTGGAGGGGAAGTACCTGATGGACAGAGTCCCATTCAGCTGCTGCAACATAAACTCCCCCCGACCCTGCATCCAGCATCAGATCACCAACAACTCTGCCCATTTCAACTACGAGCACCAGACCGAGGAGCTAAACCTGTGGATGAAAGGCTGTCGGCAGGCGCTGCTGGACTACTACACCCACATCACACACTCCATTGGCCTCACAGTCCTCATCGCCTGGCTGTTTGAG CTGTCAGTGCTGACAGGGGTTCGTTACCTCCAGACGTCCCTGGAAAACGTGCTGAAACATGGTGACCCCAACTCTGAGTCTGATGGGTGGCTGCTGGAAAACAGCTTCATTGAAACGGCCCGCACCAATCTGAACATCATCAAAAGCCTCGGCAAGAGCAACCAGATAGACACAGCCAACAACAGAGACCCCAACATTAATGTTTCCTCCACCTCTAAAGCACATTACGGGCCGGACAATGTGCCACCAAAGCAAATTCCTGAAGATAGCTGA
- the tmem179ab gene encoding transmembrane protein 179 has translation MLRLRSSLLPLRSRSSSRTQRAEEGDRKMALDNLIFAQCILYFLAFVFGFIAVVPLSENTEDFGGKCLLFTRGMWQNENITVSKQRFIVEEWGPESSCSFITFVGIASLILSAVQAWRLLFFLCKGHDDSFFNAFLNLLISSLVVFTVFLSSTIVSVGFNLWCDAITEGGTMPSSCEELQDTDLELGLDNSAFYDQFAIAQFGLWAAWLTWLGIAVMAFLKVYHNYRQEDLLDSLIHEKDLLLGRSSRRGSDLKTGLI, from the exons ATGTTGCGCCTCCGCTCATCGCTGCTCCCACTGCGCAGCCGCAGTTCCTCCAGGACGCAGAGAGCagaagagggagacagaaaaatgGCCCTCGATAATTTAATTTTCGCCCAGTGCATCCTTTATTTTTTAGCCTTCGTATTCGGGTTCATCGCCGTAGTGCCTCTGTCTGAAAACACGGAGGACTTCGGAGGGAAATGCCTGCTGTTCACGCGTGGTATGTGGCAAAACGAGAACATCACGGTGTCGAAGCAGCGCTTCATCGTGGAGGAGTGGGGACCCGAGTCCTCCTGCAGCTTCATCACTTTTGTCGGGATAGCGTCCCTCATCCTGTCCGCAGTGCAGGCGTGGAGGCTGCTGTTCTTTCTGTGCAAAGGACACGACGA CTCCttcttcaatgccttcctcaaCCTGCTGATCAGCTCCCTGGTGGTGTTCACAGTCTTCCTGTCCAGCACCATCGTCAGTGTGGGTTTCAACCTCTGGTGTGACGCCATCACTGAGGGCGGGACCATGCCGAGCAG CTGTGAGGAACTACAGGACACTGATCTAGAGCTTGGCCTGGACAACTCTGCTTTTTATGACCAGTTTGCTATAGCTCAG TTTGGCCTGTGGGCTGCTTGGCTCACCTGGCTTGGGATCGCAGTGATGGCCTTCCTGAAGGTCTACCATAACTACAGACAAGAAGACCTGCTGGACAGCCTGATCCACGAGAAGGACCTGCTGCTCGGCCGCTCCTCACGCCGCGGCTCCGACCTCAAGACGGGTCTGATCTAG